A single window of Pyrus communis chromosome 10, drPyrComm1.1, whole genome shotgun sequence DNA harbors:
- the LOC137746980 gene encoding putative disease resistance protein RGA3: MDVLEGLITYPVEGILKSVASLAAQEIGLFRGFKKEATELAVSLEEIEEYLGDVAHQPHDRGVAVRNWVKKLKDVAHDADDVLADFNYEVLRRKAEIQNHMKKKVLNFFSLSNPILFRQKMAHKIKNINASLAVLKGDASRIHLVARRVDQNPPPIMRNRETVSSFRQDEKIIGREKTVSNIIATLIESKNQEEYLSVKAIVGMGGLGKTTLAKSIFNDDAIGGHFQEKMWVCVSNPFDVNSILNRMLESLNSNRTGFTSQEALLNNLKERLKGKRYMLILDDVWNEAEDLWSSFTDCLSMLNSAPGSITIVTTRSEKVASIMGTMPKCDLELLSKEDCWSILKGEALPNGNARSLDSDQEGIGRAIAEKCAGVPLVAKVLGSLMRSKNSRREWSSILESKIWELPNEDQKIMSVLKLSFDNLTPSSLKQCFAYCSMFVKDSEIEKDELVQLWMAQGYLHSSPNISMEDIGNEYFNILLQNSLFQDAREEYGTTICKMHDLVHDLAEKAFKSESLMRDLDQMDDDEIEIQHVAHISSTTIERIPKGSVERLRSLFVDCKVPSNTFQRFRDLRTLNLFYAEIEELPISIGKLKRLRYLNISCTRIKELPKSIGKLYNLETLRMSYIDIKTFPRELENLINLRHVYFDEDVEVPFGMTRLTHLQTLPCFKLDRARRHRLDELGGLNELKGELVIGSLEFVRDKEEAMKSKLVEKANIRKLILKWGEERYGNFLDFLDEDILEGLQPHPNLETLTIEKFKGTKFASWMMRNCRVTNLRHLRIRSCEKLLSLCCGLEYCPSLETVKIEDCGNLESFQISPSQSLQKLKIVGCPKLRCTSIQSLPSLRDLVIERCTTLEGDLSLNGCTSLRELRIEDCDGFTSILSGLHSCTSLRTLCIMDCRNLRTLSGHGLQTPVSLEYMQIWDCPNLEAIPSLDNLTSLTELDISRCGRLTSIPSGLASCTSLTELSVWCCDNLISLADHNVSSLQSLSRLELYKCGKLQYLPKGLHSLSRLEKLEIGAFCEELDSFPDFQVPSKLKVLELKGWPKLKSLPQQIQHSASLTMLEIWKFDGLEALPEWLGNLTSLTQLEIGQCENLMHLPTVEAMQRLTKLHKLEIFMCPHLKERCAEDSGPEWYKISHIPFRR, translated from the exons ATGGATGTGCTCGAAGGTCTCATCACTTATCCGGTGGAGGGAATACTGAAGTCGGTCGCTTCACTTGCTGCTCAAGAAATCGGTCTTTTCCGAGGATTCAAAAAAGAAGCAACTGAGCTTGCTGTATCGTTAGAGGAAATTGAAGAGTACTTAGGCGATGTTGCCCACCAACCACATGATCGGGGCGTGGCAGTCAGAAACTGGGTCAAGAAACTGAAAGACGTAGCTCATGATGCCGATGACGTCTTGGCGGACTTCAACTACGAAGTTCTCCGTCGTAAAGCAGAAATTCAAAACCACATGAAGAAGAAGGTACTTAACTTCTTTTCGCTCTCCAATCCCATTTTATTTCGTCAAAAGATGGCACACAAGATTAAGAACATCAACGCGTCACTGGCGGTTCTCAAGGGTGATGCATCTCGGATTCACTTGGTTGCAAGGAGAGTAGATCAAAACCCTCCACCAATTATGAGGAACAGAGAAACCGTCTCAAGCTTCCGTCAGGATGAGAAGATCATTGGAAGGGAGAAGACTGTGTCGAATATCATTGCAACCTTGATCGAGTCCAAGAATCAGGAAGAGTACCTCTCAGTTAAGGCCATTGTGGGAATGGGAGGACTCGGAAAGACGACTTTGGCAAAATCAATATTCAACGATGATGCCATTGGTGGACATTTCCAGGAAAAAATGTGGGTGTGTGTATCCAACCCTTTTGACGTTAATTCGATTCTAAATCGGATGTTAGAATCCCTTAACTCGAACAGGACAGGATTTACAAGTCAGGAAGCATTGCTGAATAACCTCAAAGAAAGGTTGAAAGGGAAGAGATATATGCTGATACTCGATGATGTTTGGAATGAAGCTGAGGATTTATGGAGCAGTTTTACGGATTGTTTGTCGATGCTCAATTCTGCTCCCGGAAGCATTACCATTGTTACTACCCGCAGTGAAAAGGTTGCATCAATCATGGGGACAATGCCGAAGTGTGATTTGGAGCTCCTGTCAAAGGAGGATTGCTGGTCCATATTAAAGGGTGAAGCATTACCAAACGGTAATGCTCGTTCTCTAGATTCAGATCAAGAGGGCATTGGAAGGGCGATAGCTGAAAAGTGTGCTGGTGTACCATTGGTGGCAAAG GTTTTAGGAAGCCTAATGCGTTCTAAAAATAGTAGGCGTGAATGGTCGTCAATTCTAGAAAGTAAAATATGGGAATTACCAAATGAAGATCAGAAAATCATGTCGGTCTTGAAGTTGAGTTTTGATAATTTAACACCGTCATCATTGAAGCAATGTTTTGCATATTGCTCAATGTTTGTGAAAGATtctgaaattgaaaaagatGAGTTGGTCCAGCTCTGGATGGCTCAAGGATATCTCCATTCTTCTCCCAACATAAGTATGGAGGATATAGgtaatgaatattttaatattctaTTGCAAAACTCTTTATTTCAAGATGCTAGAGAAGAGTACGGCACTACCATTTGCAAGATGCACGATCTGGTGCATGATCTTGCAGAAAAAGCATTCAAATCTGAAAGCTTGATGCGAGACTTGGATCAGATGgatgatgatgaaattgagattcAGCATGTTGCGCATATTTCTTCCACTACAATTGAAAGAATTCCAAAAGGGAGTGTTGAGAGATTGCGGTCGTTGTTTGTTGATTGCAAGGTCCCTAGTAACACCTTTCAAAGGTTCAGAGATTTACGGACGTTGAATTTATTCTATGCTGAAATTGAGGAGTTGCCCATCTCAATTGGAAAGTTGAAACGCTTGAGGTATCTTAACATTTCCTGTACAAGAATAAAAGAACTCCCCAAATCTATTGGCAAGCTCTATAATCTTGAGACGTTAAGAATGTCATATATAGACATTAAAACGTTTCCTAGGGAATTGGAAAATTTGATCAACTTGAGACATGTTTATTTCGACGAGGATGTGGAAGTTCCATTTGGGATGACAAGATTGACTCATCTGCAAACGctaccttgttttaaattggatAGAGCAAGACGTCATAGACTTGATGAGCTAGGTGGGTTAAATGAACTGAAAGGGGAACTAGTTATTGGATCATTGGAATTTGTGAGGGACAAGGAAGAAGCAATGAAATCAAAATTAGTGGAAAAGGCAAACATACGAAAATTGATATTAAAATGGGGGGAAGAAAGATATGGCAATTTTCTTGACTTTCTTGACGAGGATATTCTTGAAGGACTCCAACCGCACCCCAACTTAGAAACCTTGACGATTGAGAAATTCAAGGGTACTAAATTTGCATCTTGGATGATGAGAAATTGTCGAGTAACCAATCTCCGTCATTTGAGAATTAGGAGCTGTGAGAAATTGTTGAGCTTGTGTTGTGGGTTAGAATATTGCCCCTCACTTGAGACGGTGAAAATTGAGGATTGCGGCAATTTAGAATCCTTCCAAATTTCACCATCCCAGTCTCTTCAGAAGTTGAAAATAGTTGGTTGCCCAAAGCTCAGATGCACTTCAATTCAGAGTCTGCCCTCACTCCGTGATTTGGTTATTGAGAGATGCACTACTCTCGAGGGGGACTTGTCTTTAAACGGTTGCACATCCCTCCGTGAATTGAGAATTGAAGACTGTGATGGATTCACAAGTATACTGAGTGGGCTCCATTCTTGTACTAGTCTTCGCACACTGTGTATCATGGATTGTCGAAATTTGAGGACTTTGTCGGGTCATGGGCTACAAACCCCCGTCTCTCTTGAGTATATGCAAATATGGGATTGTCCTAATCTAGAGGCTATACCCAGTTTAGACAACCTCACGTCCCTCACTGAGCTGGATATTAGCAGATGCGGTCGATTAACAAGTATACCGAGTGGGCTTGCATCCTGCAC GTCCCTCACTGAATTAAGTGTCTGGTGCTGCGACAATTTGATATCTCTGGCGGATCACAACGTGTCCAGCTTACAATCTCTATCTCGTTTGGAATTATATAAATGTGGGAAATTACAATATTTGCCCAAGGGGCTGCACTCTCTATCTCGTTTGGAAAAGTTGGAAATCGGTGCCTTCTGCGAGGAGCTCGATTCTTTTCCGGATTTTCAG GTCCCATCGAAACTGAAAGTATTAGAATTGAAGGGGTGGCCTAAGCTCAAGTCTCTGCCTCAGCAAATTCAACACTCTGCTTCTCTAACTATGTTGGAAATTTGGAAATTCGATGGTCTGGAGGCTCTTCCAGAGTGGTTGGGCAACCTCACATCTCTTACACAGTTGGAAATTGGGCAATGTGAGAACCTGATGCATCTGCCTACGGTCGAAGCTATGCAACGCCTAACCAAATTACATAAGCTAGAGATCTTCATGTGTCCCCATCTCAAAGAAAGATGCGCCGAGGACAGCGGCCCAGAATGGTATAAGATTTCTCACATTCCATTTCGgaggtaa